The proteins below are encoded in one region of Rhizobium sp. 9140:
- a CDS encoding DUF1127 domain-containing protein gives MNPIRIAKSWINYRRTVAELGNLSNHALSDIGITRFDIRNIASRSYR, from the coding sequence ATGAACCCCATTCGCATCGCCAAGAGCTGGATCAACTACCGGCGCACTGTTGCCGAACTCGGCAACCTGTCGAACCACGCCCTGTCGGACATCGGCATTACGCGTTTCGACATTCGTAACATCGCCTCGCGCTCCTACCGTTAA
- the trmFO gene encoding methylenetetrahydrofolate--tRNA-(uracil(54)-C(5))-methyltransferase (FADH(2)-oxidizing) TrmFO yields the protein MTKHSSYSPIHVIGGGLAGSEAAWQIAQSGIPVILHEMRGVRETEAHKTDHLAELVCSNSFRSDDATSNAVGVLHAEMRLAGSLIMACADRNQVPAGGALAVDREGFSAAVTQAISDHPLIELTREEVSALPPEAWDLAIIATGPLTAPALAEAIQAQTGADALAFFDAIAPIIHTETIDMDVCWFQSRYDKVGPGGTGKDYINCPMDEAQYNAFVDALIAGDRIGFKEWEGTPYFDGCLPIEVMAERGRETLRHGPMKPMGLTNAHNPTVKPYAVVQLRQDNALGTLYNMVGFQTKLKYGAQADIIRMIPGLERAEFARLGGLHRNTYLNSPVLLDHSLTLKSRSGLRFAGQITGCEGYVESASIGLLAGRFAAAERKGEAPHLPPPTTAFGALLGHITGGHIVSDEEPGKRSFQPMNVNFGLFPPLDPGAIVKPEGVKRFRGKDKAIVKKGLVANRALADCAAWLGEDKGLLKSA from the coding sequence ATGACGAAGCACAGCTCCTACTCCCCCATTCATGTCATCGGCGGCGGCCTGGCCGGCAGTGAAGCCGCGTGGCAGATCGCCCAGTCCGGTATTCCCGTCATCCTGCACGAGATGCGCGGCGTGCGCGAAACCGAGGCACACAAGACGGACCATCTTGCCGAGCTGGTCTGCTCCAACTCCTTCCGCTCCGACGATGCCACCAGCAACGCCGTCGGCGTGCTGCATGCCGAGATGCGGCTTGCGGGCTCGCTGATCATGGCGTGCGCCGACCGCAATCAGGTGCCGGCTGGCGGCGCGCTTGCGGTCGACCGCGAAGGTTTCTCGGCGGCGGTCACGCAGGCGATCAGCGACCATCCGCTTATCGAGCTGACGCGGGAGGAAGTCTCCGCGCTGCCGCCCGAGGCTTGGGATCTCGCCATCATCGCCACCGGCCCCCTGACCGCGCCGGCGCTCGCCGAGGCCATCCAGGCGCAGACGGGCGCGGACGCGCTTGCCTTCTTCGACGCCATTGCGCCGATCATCCATACCGAGACGATCGACATGGATGTCTGCTGGTTCCAGTCGCGCTACGACAAAGTCGGTCCCGGTGGCACGGGTAAGGACTACATCAACTGCCCCATGGACGAGGCGCAATACAATGCGTTCGTGGATGCGCTGATCGCCGGCGACCGGATCGGCTTCAAGGAATGGGAGGGAACGCCCTATTTCGACGGCTGCCTGCCGATCGAGGTCATGGCGGAGCGCGGACGCGAGACGCTTCGCCATGGTCCGATGAAGCCGATGGGCCTCACCAATGCGCACAACCCGACCGTAAAGCCCTATGCCGTCGTGCAGCTTCGGCAGGACAACGCGCTCGGCACGCTCTACAACATGGTCGGGTTCCAGACGAAGCTGAAATACGGCGCGCAGGCCGACATCATCCGTATGATTCCCGGCCTGGAGCGGGCTGAGTTCGCGCGCCTCGGCGGCCTGCATCGCAACACCTATCTGAACTCGCCCGTCCTGCTCGATCATTCCCTGACGCTGAAATCGCGTTCTGGCTTGCGTTTTGCAGGTCAGATCACCGGCTGCGAAGGCTATGTGGAGAGCGCCAGCATCGGGCTTCTCGCCGGTCGGTTCGCGGCAGCCGAACGCAAGGGAGAGGCTCCGCATCTACCGCCGCCGACCACGGCCTTCGGCGCACTTCTCGGTCACATCACCGGCGGGCATATCGTCTCGGACGAAGAGCCAGGCAAGCGCTCCTTCCAGCCGATGAATGTGAATTTCGGTCTGTTCCCGCCACTCGATCCCGGCGCCATCGTCAAGCCGGAGGGCGTGAAGCGCTTTCGCGGCAAGGACAAGGCGATCGTCAAGAAGGGCCTTGTCGCGAACAGAGCCCTTGCGGATTGCGCCGCCTGGCTTGGTGAGGACAAAGGACTGCTCAAGTCCGCCTGA
- the yajC gene encoding preprotein translocase subunit YajC, producing the protein MFVTEAFAQTPGATGAGSADILMSILPFLLIFVVMYFLIIRPQRTALKRREELLKNIRRGDQVVTGGGIVGKVTKVIDDGELEVEIADGIKIRVVRSGVTEVRVKGEPVKE; encoded by the coding sequence ATGTTCGTTACGGAAGCTTTCGCGCAGACGCCAGGTGCAACCGGCGCCGGCAGCGCGGACATTCTCATGTCCATCCTGCCGTTCCTGCTGATCTTCGTCGTGATGTACTTTTTGATCATCCGTCCGCAGCGCACGGCGCTGAAGCGTCGTGAGGAACTGCTGAAGAACATCCGCCGTGGCGATCAGGTCGTCACCGGCGGCGGCATCGTCGGCAAGGTCACGAAGGTCATCGACGACGGTGAACTCGAAGTGGAAATTGCTGACGGCATCAAGATTCGTGTGGTACGCAGTGGTGTGACCGAAGTCCGCGTCAAGGGCGAACCCGTCAAGGAATAA
- a CDS encoding biotin biosynthesis protein BioC: protein MQIADKTITATNDTGQRNVRPQVLVRPDAGSREASVPPVVIGGNYDPSSRVSLSAETLLFLSRTRRAQEKYPPLTRDEWNNKLSPQLAAREYQAFGKYGETGDYKAYYRGFIDYYDNLRPDDQHSLRYFGTRDAAVAGLRSTEYEDESGLDAAGGFQTLVDVLLDGEKPTASDQAGDAPGVMITGDMFGWDSGSVSYEDVTESRAEHSEIERFYRESF from the coding sequence ATGCAGATTGCAGACAAGACGATCACCGCGACCAATGATACCGGCCAGCGCAATGTGCGTCCGCAGGTCCTAGTTCGGCCGGATGCGGGCAGCCGTGAAGCCTCGGTCCCCCCGGTCGTCATCGGCGGCAATTACGATCCGTCCTCGCGCGTCTCCCTTTCTGCTGAAACCTTGCTCTTCCTCTCTCGAACGCGGCGTGCCCAGGAAAAATACCCGCCGCTGACGCGCGACGAATGGAATAACAAGCTTTCGCCGCAACTGGCCGCCCGCGAATACCAGGCCTTCGGAAAGTACGGGGAAACCGGCGACTACAAGGCCTATTACCGCGGCTTCATCGACTATTACGACAACCTGCGTCCGGACGATCAGCACAGCCTTCGCTATTTCGGCACCCGCGACGCCGCTGTCGCCGGGCTGCGCTCCACGGAATACGAGGATGAGTCCGGACTCGACGCGGCAGGTGGTTTCCAGACGCTGGTCGACGTGCTTTTGGACGGTGAGAAGCCCACGGCGTCGGATCAAGCCGGCGATGCGCCGGGCGTGATGATCACGGGCGACATGTTCGGTTGGGACAGTGGCTCTGTCTCCTACGAGGACGTCACCGAAAGCCGCGCCGAACATTCCGAGATCGAGCGCTTCTACCGAGAAAGCTTTTGA
- a CDS encoding phytoene/squalene synthase family protein — MSDTSTPDTAPGTPDFSASLAALRESDRDRYLACLLAPPEKQGPLAALYAFHAEIARVRDVVREPLPGEIRLQWWRDALEDTTGAKADGNPLAEALLHTIRDAHLPIGVLLDMIDARVFDLYDDPMESRSALEGYAGETASAMIQLACLILDPEAARGLADAAGHAGVAQTIAGLLMLAPIHRQRGQVYFPADLLTATGLDRTSFLNGADRAAVTRAVQALAGLGREHLGKARAALPSISRQNRPAFATVALAEKVFVRAETAGADIFDHSIVPPQWRRQWWMWRAAQSGRW; from the coding sequence ATGTCCGATACATCAACGCCTGACACCGCACCCGGCACGCCCGATTTTTCAGCAAGCCTCGCCGCACTCCGCGAAAGCGATCGCGACCGCTATCTCGCCTGTCTGCTTGCGCCCCCGGAAAAACAGGGGCCGCTAGCTGCACTCTACGCGTTCCACGCTGAGATCGCCCGGGTCCGCGATGTCGTGCGCGAGCCGCTTCCCGGCGAAATTCGTCTGCAATGGTGGCGCGATGCGCTGGAGGATACGACCGGCGCCAAAGCGGATGGCAATCCGCTCGCCGAAGCCCTGCTGCACACCATCCGCGACGCACATTTGCCAATCGGCGTACTGCTCGACATGATCGACGCCCGCGTATTCGATCTTTACGACGACCCGATGGAGAGCCGGAGCGCACTGGAAGGCTATGCCGGCGAAACTGCCTCGGCCATGATCCAGCTTGCCTGCCTCATCCTTGATCCGGAAGCGGCGCGCGGCTTGGCTGATGCGGCCGGCCATGCGGGCGTCGCTCAGACGATTGCCGGGCTCCTGATGCTCGCACCCATTCACCGACAGCGCGGCCAGGTCTATTTCCCGGCCGACCTCCTGACAGCCACCGGGCTCGACCGGACATCCTTCCTGAATGGTGCGGATCGTGCGGCCGTCACACGGGCGGTACAGGCTCTGGCCGGTCTCGGACGGGAGCACCTCGGCAAGGCGCGGGCGGCATTGCCGTCCATCTCGCGGCAGAATCGGCCCGCCTTTGCGACGGTGGCGCTCGCCGAGAAGGTTTTCGTGCGTGCGGAGACGGCGGGCGCTGATATTTTCGACCATTCCATCGTTCCACCGCAATGGCGGCGGCAATGGTGGATGTGGCGCGCAGCCCAAAGCGGTCGCTGGTAG
- the secD gene encoding protein translocase subunit SecD, with protein MPQTSRWGTVLVWLVVLASLVVALPNVLPRSLLVSLPDWLPARQVALGLDLSGGSRIVLKVERDDVARTRLQAATDAVAAQLRNANLAYTDLSGTGEEVTFSLQDAARAANLPQVLAPLTGAVDRGRGGKAVSELRFVGTTDGQSRLALTPEGIDARLADAVADSIGVLERRLVELGVVAPRLGRQGADRIVVQVPGLYDSEQLKTVLGQGGAFSFRIVDMSTTAEQAVTGSPPAGSEVLYSAEDPPVATLVRRQPAVTTADIADATATTDTQNGVPVVDLVFTEDGARRFAEATKAVAGTTMAVVLDGSVIATPLIRDAVTDGRIRVVADMTPEGAQDLALVLRAGALPASISVAEERTIGAGRGSDSIESMLIAGAIGTVIIIAFMVGFYGRFGVVASIAVVLNVVMIVAVLTATGLPLTLPGLAGIVLTVGMAVDSNVLIFERFREEAAAGRDFRQAIQLGFARAFGAIVDANITTLIAAIILLYLGSGSIRGFAVTLAIGIVTTLFTAFTLTRVMLEAWQRRRPRKRLPRGIKTAMFDHLSFRFMAARRYVFSVTAALSILTVVLFGLFGINLGIDFSGGSVIEVQAREGNANIGEIRARLDQLNLGDISVETYGSPRDAVIRVQSRDGGENAEQTAVILIRDELDSTYELRRVEVVGPTVSETLTRSATIGVAISLLGILLYIWARYEWQFAAGAIVATLHDVILTMGLFVVTGMEFNLTSVAALLTIVGYSLNDTVIVYDRIRENLNRFPRMPLPILIDTAINQTLSRTVLTGATTLLALAALSLFGSDTIRPFAVVLMFGVAVATFSSIYVAGPVLILFRLKRARARARDMQGAA; from the coding sequence ATGCCGCAAACCTCACGCTGGGGAACTGTCCTCGTCTGGCTCGTCGTTCTCGCGAGTCTCGTCGTGGCCCTGCCGAACGTGCTGCCACGTTCGCTTCTCGTTAGCCTGCCGGACTGGCTTCCAGCCCGCCAGGTTGCGCTCGGGCTCGATCTTTCCGGCGGCTCGCGCATCGTTCTCAAGGTCGAGCGCGACGATGTGGCCAGGACCCGGCTGCAGGCCGCGACGGACGCCGTCGCGGCGCAGTTGCGCAATGCCAACCTCGCCTATACCGACCTTTCTGGCACCGGCGAGGAAGTTACCTTCTCTCTTCAGGATGCCGCCCGGGCGGCGAACCTGCCGCAGGTTCTGGCACCGTTGACTGGCGCGGTCGATCGCGGTCGTGGCGGCAAGGCCGTCAGCGAGCTGCGTTTCGTCGGCACCACCGATGGCCAGTCGCGGCTGGCCCTGACGCCGGAAGGCATCGATGCGCGTCTCGCCGACGCGGTTGCCGATAGCATTGGCGTTCTGGAGCGGCGCCTCGTGGAGCTGGGCGTGGTTGCGCCGCGGCTGGGGCGCCAGGGTGCCGACCGGATCGTGGTGCAGGTTCCCGGGCTCTATGATTCCGAGCAGTTGAAGACCGTTCTGGGGCAGGGCGGCGCGTTCTCGTTCCGCATCGTCGATATGTCCACGACGGCCGAACAGGCCGTGACGGGTTCGCCGCCTGCCGGCTCCGAGGTTCTCTATTCGGCAGAAGATCCACCGGTTGCCACGCTCGTACGGCGCCAGCCGGCGGTAACGACCGCCGATATCGCGGATGCCACAGCCACGACGGACACGCAGAATGGCGTTCCGGTGGTCGATCTGGTCTTTACCGAAGACGGTGCACGTCGGTTTGCCGAGGCGACCAAGGCGGTTGCCGGTACCACCATGGCCGTCGTTCTCGATGGCTCGGTCATTGCCACCCCTCTCATTCGCGACGCCGTTACCGACGGCCGCATCCGGGTCGTTGCCGACATGACGCCGGAGGGGGCGCAGGATCTCGCGCTTGTTCTGCGCGCCGGCGCCCTGCCGGCCTCGATCTCCGTTGCCGAGGAGCGCACCATCGGCGCTGGCCGCGGCTCCGACAGCATCGAGTCCATGCTCATCGCCGGCGCCATCGGCACGGTCATCATCATTGCCTTCATGGTCGGCTTCTACGGACGCTTCGGTGTCGTTGCCAGCATTGCCGTCGTCCTCAACGTCGTGATGATCGTTGCCGTCCTCACCGCAACCGGCCTGCCGCTGACGCTTCCCGGACTCGCCGGCATCGTGCTGACGGTCGGTATGGCGGTGGATTCCAACGTGCTGATCTTCGAGCGGTTTCGAGAAGAGGCGGCCGCCGGCCGTGATTTCCGCCAGGCAATCCAACTCGGTTTCGCCCGCGCCTTCGGCGCCATCGTGGATGCCAATATCACCACGCTGATCGCCGCGATCATTCTTCTCTATCTCGGCAGCGGCTCCATTCGCGGCTTCGCCGTCACGCTCGCCATCGGTATCGTCACGACGCTCTTCACCGCTTTTACGCTCACCCGCGTGATGCTGGAGGCGTGGCAGCGTCGGCGTCCGCGAAAGCGTTTGCCGCGCGGCATCAAGACCGCGATGTTCGATCACCTCTCGTTCCGCTTCATGGCGGCGCGCCGTTACGTCTTCTCCGTCACGGCTGCGCTGTCGATCCTCACCGTCGTGCTGTTCGGCCTGTTCGGCATCAATCTCGGTATCGATTTCTCCGGCGGTTCGGTCATCGAGGTTCAGGCCCGCGAGGGCAATGCGAATATCGGGGAAATCCGCGCACGGCTCGACCAGCTCAATCTCGGCGACATTTCGGTCGAGACTTATGGTTCGCCACGCGATGCCGTCATCCGCGTGCAGTCGCGCGATGGCGGAGAGAATGCCGAGCAGACCGCGGTCATTCTGATCCGCGACGAGTTGGACAGTACCTACGAGCTTCGCCGGGTCGAGGTCGTCGGTCCGACGGTGTCAGAAACCCTGACCCGTTCCGCCACCATCGGCGTCGCCATCTCATTGCTTGGTATCCTTCTCTACATCTGGGCGCGATATGAGTGGCAGTTCGCGGCCGGCGCCATCGTCGCGACGCTGCATGACGTCATCCTGACGATGGGACTTTTTGTCGTCACCGGCATGGAGTTCAACCTCACCAGCGTGGCGGCGCTTCTGACCATTGTCGGCTATTCGCTGAACGACACCGTTATCGTCTATGATCGCATTCGCGAGAATCTCAATCGCTTCCCGCGCATGCCCCTGCCGATCCTGATCGATACCGCCATCAACCAGACGCTGTCGCGCACCGTGCTGACGGGCGCAACGACGCTTCTGGCTCTGGCGGCGCTCAGCCTCTTCGGCAGCGATACGATACGGCCGTTTGCCGTCGTCCTAATGTTCGGGGTGGCCGTGGCGACCTTCTCCTCCATCTATGTCGCTGGGCCGGTGCTCATCCTCTTCCGGCTGAAGCGTGCCCGCGCCCGGGCGCGCGACATGCAGGGAGCAGCGTGA
- a CDS encoding Mth938-like domain-containing protein, producing MRRPIEVRNAHFPGRAPIDAYGNGGFRFAGMSHRGSLLLLPSGIYGWEKQEGEPLTAADFDRVIAEAGDIEVILVGTGANIRPLSGDVKTAFRSRSISSDPMSTGAAVRTYNIMLAEERNVAAALIAV from the coding sequence ATGCGCCGACCGATTGAAGTTCGCAATGCCCATTTTCCCGGCCGCGCGCCGATCGATGCCTATGGCAATGGCGGTTTCCGCTTTGCCGGCATGTCGCATCGCGGCTCGCTCTTGCTGCTTCCCTCGGGAATCTATGGGTGGGAGAAGCAAGAAGGCGAGCCACTGACCGCTGCTGATTTCGATCGCGTGATCGCCGAGGCTGGCGACATCGAGGTTATCCTTGTCGGAACCGGCGCCAACATCCGGCCGCTTTCGGGAGACGTGAAAACGGCCTTTCGCAGTCGATCCATCTCATCGGATCCGATGAGCACGGGTGCAGCGGTTCGGACCTACAACATCATGCTGGCCGAAGAGCGCAACGTCGCTGCCGCTCTCATTGCCGTTTGA
- a CDS encoding peptidoglycan DD-metalloendopeptidase family protein, giving the protein MRLSVSSSVHKSVIRLGVAVLLASAASGCSSDSSRFGGLFSRSSDLTTNSIPSASVPVPRGDIDGSGNMPPMSNTRQAAVSQSFPDPVNATPVSRTRVVSTPMNVQRTTLAEPTPEPTRRPSAQPFPSETSSAQRGAPALATPDPVNTATVRSSSGWSTVNAPAVLMRQGDTTASLATRFGVPEKEILKANGLKRGSDAEPGQRILIPTYGAAGSAAKASASQAATALDVDKQKNKPVLPENRDVAILPTQTQSREKGSTANGTTAGKQPVAGEGDKAGTYTVKAGDSLNRIAKANGVSVDQLRAENGLTNGAIRVGQALKLPKTTSVARNTAQPGTDDVTTASVAPKVTAPKIEPKTAKVEQAKADASKPTEYTPAVAKQSVNEVAAKDDGSDAPKATGISKYRWPVRGAVVAGYGANVEGNRNDGINISVPEGTPIKAAENGVVIYSGSSLKELGNAVLVRHDDGTVTVYGNASELKVQRGQKIQRGQTLAASGMSGTATQPQVHFEVRKNATAVNPATYLE; this is encoded by the coding sequence ATGCGTTTGAGTGTATCGTCATCTGTTCATAAATCGGTCATCCGTCTGGGAGTGGCCGTTCTCCTGGCGAGCGCGGCGAGTGGCTGCAGTTCGGACTCGTCCCGGTTCGGAGGGCTGTTTTCCCGCTCATCCGACCTGACGACAAATTCCATTCCGAGCGCTTCCGTGCCGGTTCCGCGTGGAGATATCGACGGAAGCGGCAACATGCCGCCGATGTCGAACACACGCCAGGCGGCGGTCAGTCAGTCTTTCCCGGATCCGGTCAACGCGACGCCGGTTTCCCGCACACGCGTCGTCTCGACGCCGATGAACGTTCAGCGAACGACCCTTGCTGAACCAACCCCCGAGCCGACCCGTCGTCCGAGCGCTCAGCCCTTCCCGTCTGAAACGTCGTCCGCACAGCGCGGCGCGCCGGCATTGGCGACGCCCGATCCAGTGAATACCGCGACCGTTCGCTCCTCCAGCGGCTGGTCTACCGTCAACGCTCCGGCTGTGCTGATGCGTCAGGGCGATACGACGGCATCGCTGGCAACCCGTTTCGGCGTGCCGGAAAAGGAGATCCTGAAGGCCAACGGCCTGAAGCGCGGCTCCGACGCTGAGCCGGGTCAGCGCATTCTGATCCCCACCTACGGTGCGGCCGGTAGCGCTGCCAAGGCGTCGGCGTCACAGGCTGCGACGGCCCTCGATGTCGATAAGCAGAAGAACAAGCCGGTCCTGCCGGAAAACCGCGACGTCGCCATCTTGCCGACCCAGACGCAGAGCCGTGAAAAAGGCTCGACGGCGAACGGCACCACGGCCGGTAAGCAGCCGGTGGCCGGCGAAGGCGACAAGGCCGGAACGTACACGGTGAAGGCTGGCGATTCGCTGAACCGGATCGCAAAGGCCAATGGTGTCTCCGTCGATCAGCTGCGTGCTGAGAACGGCCTGACGAATGGCGCTATCCGTGTCGGCCAGGCTCTGAAGCTGCCGAAGACGACCTCGGTTGCCCGCAATACGGCTCAGCCCGGTACCGACGATGTCACCACGGCATCGGTCGCCCCGAAGGTTACAGCCCCGAAGATCGAGCCGAAGACGGCAAAGGTCGAGCAGGCCAAGGCAGATGCTTCCAAGCCGACGGAGTACACCCCGGCCGTTGCCAAGCAGTCGGTCAATGAAGTCGCCGCCAAGGACGATGGTTCCGATGCGCCGAAGGCAACGGGCATCAGCAAGTATCGCTGGCCGGTGCGCGGTGCGGTCGTGGCCGGCTACGGCGCCAATGTCGAGGGCAACCGCAATGACGGCATCAACATTTCGGTGCCCGAGGGAACCCCGATCAAGGCAGCCGAAAACGGCGTGGTCATCTACTCCGGCAGCAGCCTGAAAGAGCTCGGGAACGCGGTTCTCGTGCGCCACGACGACGGCACGGTCACCGTCTATGGTAATGCTTCCGAACTGAAAGTGCAGCGCGGCCAGAAAATCCAGCGCGGCCAGACACTCGCTGCGTCGGGCATGAGCGGCACCGCGACCCAGCCGCAGGTGCACTTCGAAGTCCGCAAGAACGCAACAGCGGTCAACCCGGCGACCTATCTCGAATAG
- a CDS encoding ATP-binding protein: MSEATLERLMDEVRRLSAAVERIAGPAPAVNDLDAAECFVWAPARAYLQPVARPNRIDLSLIQSVDHVRDILLDNTLRFAEGFPANNVLLWGARGMGKSSLVKSVHAAVILRTGVPLKLVEVHREDIATLPQLMEILKAASIPFIVFCDDLSFDHDDTSYKSLKAVLDGGIEGRPGNVLLYATSNRRHLLPRDMMENERSTAINPSEAVEEKVSLSDRFGLWLGFYKCSQEDYLAMIDAYARHFAIAISREELHAQALEWSTTRGGRSGRVAWQFIQDLAGSTRTRITDTDIGSSAQ, encoded by the coding sequence ATGAGCGAAGCGACACTCGAACGGCTGATGGACGAGGTTCGCCGACTGTCTGCGGCAGTGGAGCGCATTGCCGGCCCCGCACCTGCGGTGAACGATCTCGACGCGGCGGAATGTTTCGTCTGGGCGCCTGCGCGGGCTTATCTGCAGCCGGTCGCGCGGCCGAACCGGATCGATCTCTCCCTCATCCAGAGCGTCGATCATGTGCGCGATATCCTTCTCGACAACACACTGCGCTTTGCAGAAGGTTTTCCAGCGAACAACGTGCTTCTCTGGGGCGCTCGGGGCATGGGCAAGTCATCGCTTGTGAAGTCCGTGCACGCCGCCGTCATACTTCGGACGGGCGTTCCGCTCAAGCTGGTCGAGGTGCATCGCGAGGATATCGCCACCCTGCCGCAGCTTATGGAAATCCTGAAGGCGGCATCCATTCCCTTCATCGTCTTTTGCGATGACCTGTCGTTCGATCATGACGACACCTCATACAAATCGCTGAAAGCCGTGCTGGACGGCGGCATCGAAGGGCGTCCGGGCAATGTGCTTCTCTACGCAACTTCGAACCGCCGCCACCTGCTGCCCCGCGATATGATGGAGAACGAGCGCTCGACCGCGATCAATCCTTCGGAAGCGGTGGAGGAAAAAGTCTCCTTGTCGGATCGATTCGGCCTTTGGCTCGGCTTCTACAAATGTAGCCAGGAGGACTATCTCGCCATGATCGACGCCTACGCCCGGCATTTCGCCATCGCAATCTCCAGGGAAGAGTTGCATGCGCAGGCGCTCGAATGGAGTACGACGCGCGGCGGCCGGTCCGGTCGTGTGGCCTGGCAGTTCATTCAGGATCTCGCGGGCAGCACGCGCACGCGGATTACGGATACCGACATTGGCTCATCAGCGCAGTAA